From Gemmatimonadota bacterium:
AGGCGTGATCATCATCCTGGTCGGGCTGAATGCCTACCTGATCTACTCGGTGGCGACCTCGTCCGCGTTCTCGACGTCCGCCGAACGGTCCGTCGAGGCAGTCGTCGACCCCTCGGCCTTCCATATCCAGGTGGAGGTCCTGAACGGATGCGGTGAACGGGGAATCGGACAACAGGCCATGCGGTTTCTCAGGGAACGAGGATTCGACGTGGTCAATATCGACAACGCCGACCACTTCGAGTACCGGGAAACGGTCGTGCTTGACCGCCGGGGAACGGACGGGCCGTCCGAGGCCGCCCGCGCGGTCGGAAACGCGCTGGGTACGCAATACGTCCTGCTCCAGCGGAACGATGACCGCCTGGTGGACGTTTCGGTGGTGATCGGCAAGGATTACGGCGAACTGCTCTTTTCCGTGGAGAACGACTGATCGTGACGTTGGCATCGAAGGAAATCGCGGAGCAGGCGACC
This genomic window contains:
- a CDS encoding LytR family transcriptional regulator, yielding MTRQVNQPSANRPDAVPEGRGSGGRWRVRVLEGVIIILVGLNAYLIYSVATSSAFSTSAERSVEAVVDPSAFHIQVEVLNGCGERGIGQQAMRFLRERGFDVVNIDNADHFEYRETVVLDRRGTDGPSEAARAVGNALGTQYVLLQRNDDRLVDVSVVIGKDYGELLFSVEND